One stretch of Streptomyces hygroscopicus DNA includes these proteins:
- a CDS encoding MerR family transcriptional regulator: MRIGEIAALVGVTSRTVRHYHHIGLLPEPQRRANGYRVYSLRDAILLARIRRLTELGLALDEVRDVLADDAGRELAEVLGELDADLARQEHEIQQRRRVLKALLEGPLTPDAPLSPALIELLKGAPATASPAAAKDREHLILMDGIVGGEAVYAALRPLAEDPAILPLYERLDELDGAEADDPRVAALADDLVAAVPDELLAAIPVNGPKATGFEQALLADYSPAQAEVVRRVMARMTARLHDRRAS; encoded by the coding sequence ATGCGCATCGGAGAAATCGCCGCGCTGGTCGGAGTCACCTCCCGGACCGTGCGGCATTACCACCACATCGGCCTGCTGCCCGAGCCCCAGCGCCGGGCCAATGGATACCGTGTCTACAGCCTCAGGGACGCCATCCTGCTGGCCCGGATCCGGCGGCTGACCGAGCTCGGGCTCGCCCTGGACGAGGTGCGGGACGTCCTCGCGGACGACGCCGGGCGCGAACTGGCCGAAGTGCTGGGCGAGCTGGACGCCGACCTAGCGCGCCAGGAACACGAGATCCAGCAGCGCCGCAGGGTCCTCAAAGCACTTCTGGAGGGCCCGCTCACGCCGGACGCGCCGCTCTCCCCCGCGCTCATCGAGCTCCTGAAGGGTGCGCCCGCCACCGCCTCGCCGGCCGCCGCCAAGGACCGCGAGCACCTGATCCTGATGGACGGGATCGTCGGCGGGGAGGCGGTGTACGCGGCGCTGCGGCCACTGGCCGAGGACCCCGCCATACTCCCCCTGTACGAGCGGCTGGACGAACTGGACGGGGCCGAGGCGGACGATCCGCGGGTCGCGGCACTGGCCGACGACCTCGTCGCCGCCGTACCGGACGAGCTACTGGCGGCCATCCCGGTGAACGGCCCGAAGGCGACCGGCTTCGAGCAGGCGCTTCTCGCCGACTACTCGCCCGCTCAGGCCGAAGTGGTGCGCCGGGTGATGGCGCGGATGACCGCCCGGCTGCACGACAGGAGGGCGTCATGA
- a CDS encoding luciferase-like protein yields MSHTPPPRFGIMTAPMQVDYHDVLRVWREADTIPEIEHAWLFDHLMPIGGDPDGPAYEGWTLLTALAAHTRRLRLGLLVTSNRFRPPAMLAKIATTVDIVSDGRLEFGIGVGSRPGHPLARREYAAHGLPFHDTAHAVGSLAEACTVIRRLWTEEKPFDFHGTYHQLTGAFGNPKPVQRPHPPIVIGGRSSATLRVVAEHADVWNMPGGEIADAVNRGALLDRYCAEIGRDPASVTRSIVLSVSYDQPGVTRAAIAEAIDAGFSHIVLGLAAPYPADVARWVTDELISASA; encoded by the coding sequence ATGTCACACACGCCCCCGCCCCGTTTCGGGATCATGACCGCCCCCATGCAGGTCGACTACCACGACGTCCTGCGGGTCTGGCGTGAGGCGGACACGATCCCGGAGATCGAGCACGCATGGCTGTTCGACCACCTCATGCCGATCGGCGGCGACCCGGACGGACCGGCCTACGAAGGCTGGACGCTGCTCACGGCCCTCGCCGCCCACACCCGTCGGCTCCGCCTCGGCCTGCTGGTGACCAGCAACCGGTTCCGGCCGCCCGCGATGCTGGCCAAGATCGCCACGACCGTCGACATCGTCTCCGACGGTCGGCTGGAGTTCGGCATCGGCGTCGGCTCACGGCCCGGCCACCCCCTGGCCCGGCGTGAGTACGCGGCACACGGCCTGCCCTTCCACGACACCGCGCACGCCGTGGGCAGCCTCGCCGAAGCCTGCACGGTGATCCGGCGGCTATGGACCGAGGAGAAGCCGTTCGACTTCCACGGCACCTATCACCAGCTCACCGGAGCGTTCGGCAACCCCAAGCCCGTCCAGCGTCCCCACCCTCCGATCGTCATCGGCGGACGCTCGTCCGCGACGCTGCGCGTGGTGGCCGAGCACGCGGACGTGTGGAACATGCCCGGCGGCGAGATCGCCGACGCCGTCAACCGCGGCGCGCTGCTGGACCGCTACTGCGCCGAGATCGGCCGCGACCCCGCCTCGGTCACCCGCTCGATCGTCCTGTCCGTCTCCTACGACCAGCCCGGTGTCACCCGGGCCGCGATCGCGGAGGCGATCGACGCCGGTTTCTCGCACATCGTCCTCGGCCTGGCGGCGCCCTACCCCGCCGATGTCGCACGGTGGGTCACCGACGAGCTCATCAGCGCGTCGGCCTAG
- a CDS encoding Dimethylmenaquinone methyltransferase, whose translation MIHVNTAFDRPDPDLVKQLSGYSAATIHEAQGRLGALDSTIKPVDPEMSLCGPAFTVVCAPRDNIMLQVAIAHASPGDVIVVSAGEYAEAGSFGDVLANACVAKGLGGLVTDTGVRDTRELRELGFPVFSYSVSMKGTVKETIGPMAEPVLIGGEIVRPGDVVRADADGVVVVRREDLADVIGRSQARVEAEDAYIADYRAGKSVIEVSRLAEVLEAKGLVIDE comes from the coding sequence ATGATCCACGTCAACACCGCCTTCGACCGGCCCGATCCGGACCTGGTGAAGCAGCTGAGCGGCTACTCCGCCGCCACCATCCATGAGGCACAGGGCCGCCTGGGCGCCCTCGACTCGACCATCAAGCCGGTCGACCCCGAGATGTCCCTGTGCGGCCCCGCCTTCACCGTGGTCTGCGCGCCCCGCGACAACATCATGCTCCAGGTCGCCATCGCCCACGCCAGCCCCGGCGACGTCATCGTCGTCTCCGCCGGCGAATACGCGGAGGCGGGCTCCTTCGGCGACGTCCTGGCCAACGCCTGCGTGGCCAAGGGCCTCGGTGGCCTCGTCACCGACACCGGCGTGCGCGACACCCGGGAGCTGCGCGAGCTGGGTTTCCCAGTGTTCTCGTACAGCGTCAGCATGAAGGGCACGGTCAAGGAAACCATCGGCCCGATGGCCGAACCCGTCCTGATCGGTGGCGAGATCGTCCGCCCGGGAGACGTGGTGCGCGCGGACGCCGATGGCGTCGTCGTGGTGCGCCGCGAAGACCTGGCGGACGTCATCGGCAGGTCTCAGGCGCGTGTCGAGGCGGAAGACGCGTATATCGCCGACTACCGCGCCGGTAAGAGCGTGATCGAGGTCAGCCGACTGGCCGAGGTGCTCGAGGCCAAAGGGCTGGTCATCGACGAGTAG
- a CDS encoding aspartate aminotransferase, producing the protein MSTAQRVDRIKPSPSTAAAQRVRELKAQGRQILDLTVGEPDFDTPDHVKAAAIEAIQRGDTKYTPVNGTAELRTAIAGRLRERHGLDYSGDRIAVGGGAKQIIFLALMATLDAGDEVVIPAPYWVSYPDMVLANDGTPVVVPCPEAEGFKLTPERLASALTDRTRWVVLNSPGNPTGAAYSPDELRALADVLLAHPHVQVLTDEIYDEIWYEPGQAHSLAAVEPRLAERVFLTNGVSKTYAMTGWRIGYGAGNTELVGAINKLQSQISSCPSSISQAAAATALSGDQGFIRDSVAVYRGRRDAVVKLINDIPGLSCTPPSGGFYAFVNCSGVLGTRTPSGQEIGTDEDFAAYLLESQQVAVIHGAAYGSPGYFRISFATSNDVLTAACEGIARARADLS; encoded by the coding sequence ATGAGCACCGCACAGCGCGTCGACCGCATCAAGCCCTCGCCGAGCACCGCGGCCGCCCAGCGGGTCCGCGAACTGAAGGCCCAGGGACGGCAGATCCTCGACCTCACCGTGGGCGAGCCCGACTTCGACACCCCCGACCATGTGAAGGCCGCCGCGATCGAGGCGATCCAGCGGGGCGACACCAAATACACGCCGGTCAACGGCACCGCGGAACTGCGCACCGCCATCGCCGGCCGGCTCCGGGAGCGGCACGGTCTCGACTACTCCGGCGACCGGATCGCGGTGGGCGGCGGCGCGAAGCAGATCATCTTCCTCGCGCTGATGGCCACCCTGGACGCGGGCGACGAGGTCGTCATCCCGGCGCCGTACTGGGTCTCGTACCCCGACATGGTGCTCGCCAACGACGGCACCCCGGTCGTCGTCCCCTGCCCCGAGGCCGAGGGCTTCAAGCTGACGCCCGAACGGCTGGCCTCCGCCCTCACCGACCGCACCCGCTGGGTCGTCCTCAACTCCCCGGGCAACCCGACCGGCGCCGCGTACTCGCCCGACGAACTGCGCGCCCTGGCCGACGTGCTGCTCGCCCACCCGCACGTCCAGGTGCTCACCGACGAGATCTACGACGAGATCTGGTACGAGCCGGGCCAGGCGCACAGCCTCGCCGCCGTCGAACCGCGGCTGGCCGAGCGGGTGTTCCTCACCAACGGCGTCTCCAAGACATACGCCATGACCGGCTGGCGCATCGGCTACGGCGCGGGCAACACCGAGCTGGTCGGGGCCATCAACAAGCTCCAGTCCCAGATCTCCTCCTGCCCCTCCTCCATCAGCCAGGCCGCTGCCGCCACCGCGCTCAGCGGTGACCAGGGCTTCATCCGCGACAGCGTCGCCGTCTACCGCGGCCGCCGCGACGCCGTGGTCAAGCTCATCAACGACATCCCCGGGCTGTCCTGCACCCCGCCGAGCGGCGGCTTCTACGCCTTCGTCAACTGCTCCGGCGTCCTCGGCACCCGCACCCCGTCCGGCCAGGAGATCGGCACCGACGAGGACTTCGCCGCCTATCTGCTGGAGTCCCAGCAGGTCGCGGTGATCCACGGTGCCGCGTACGGCTCCCCGGGCTACTTCCGTATCTCCTTCGCCACCTCGAACGACGTCCTCACCGCGGCCTGTGAGGGCATCGCCCGCGCCCGCGCCGACCTCTCCTGA
- a CDS encoding oxidoreductase produces the protein MPFSDYKTALVTGASTGIGAEVVERLAKQGLEVHAIARNAERLDDLARRTGCIPHAVDITDTAALTAELQGLQTDILVNNAGVSRTGNILTADEFAIDEQIAVNIQAVLHLVRLVMPGMVERDLGHIVNISSIAAVYNFGGNTIYHATKSAVHTLSRQLRVDGYGRRIRVTEICPGRVETEIFGRLLGDMEEAQRKYYDGYESLKPEDIADAIEFAISSPRHVNIGHVEILPTFQVPGGLNFERRTD, from the coding sequence ATGCCCTTTTCCGACTACAAGACCGCACTGGTGACCGGTGCCTCCACCGGAATCGGCGCCGAGGTCGTCGAACGGCTGGCCAAGCAGGGCCTCGAAGTCCACGCCATCGCCCGCAACGCCGAGCGGCTCGACGACCTCGCCCGCCGCACCGGCTGCATCCCGCACGCCGTCGACATCACCGACACCGCCGCGCTGACCGCCGAACTCCAGGGCCTTCAGACCGACATCCTCGTCAACAACGCCGGGGTGTCCCGCACCGGGAACATCCTCACCGCCGACGAGTTCGCCATCGACGAGCAGATCGCCGTCAACATCCAGGCCGTACTGCACCTGGTCCGGCTCGTCATGCCCGGAATGGTGGAACGGGACCTCGGCCACATCGTCAACATCAGCTCCATCGCCGCCGTCTACAACTTCGGCGGAAACACCATCTACCACGCCACCAAATCGGCCGTGCACACCCTCTCCCGGCAGTTGCGGGTGGACGGATACGGCCGTCGGATCCGCGTCACCGAGATCTGCCCCGGACGGGTGGAGACGGAGATCTTCGGCCGGCTCCTCGGCGACATGGAAGAGGCGCAGCGCAAGTACTACGACGGCTATGAGTCGCTCAAGCCCGAGGACATCGCCGACGCCATCGAATTCGCCATCTCCTCGCCGCGCCACGTCAACATCGGCCATGTGGAGATCCTGCCCACCTTCCAGGTCCCGGGCGGGCTCAACTTCGAACGGAGGACCGACTGA
- a CDS encoding major facilitator transporter, which translates to MAAVAAQPVPNTVDPRTARKVTMAGCVGIFAELYDNGIFGFMAGTLGVVFFPDASNAVQVQLVFLGYAVSFFFRPLGGIICGHLGDRIGRQRMLVFVILLISVATAAIGMLPTYASIGIAAPILLILLRVLQGFSVGGEASGAMSFLAEHAPEGKRGLYTSYAQIASFLSLLTGTLIAAGMTSGLGADAMESWGWRIPFLLAVPLGIAGLYIRKRISDTPNFNRLKEEGGLSKNPLKEAFTSREHRRAMLLALFIPLMNGSGYYVLFSYMPTFMSTELHFSKVQGLLVTSTSLVAISLAIPFMGKLSDRIGRKKVLSGAAVAMAILGIPCYLLIGTGNVALAILGACVMAVVFAGHTGVIHILLVELFPTRVRYSAYGLGYNVSSALFGGTAPLLMTYLIAQTGNVNMPAFYAVLTALGTLIAVSRVSDRAHLPLRDA; encoded by the coding sequence ATGGCCGCCGTCGCCGCTCAGCCGGTACCCAACACCGTCGATCCGAGAACCGCGCGGAAAGTGACCATGGCGGGATGCGTCGGCATCTTCGCCGAGCTGTATGACAACGGCATCTTCGGTTTCATGGCGGGCACCCTGGGAGTCGTCTTCTTCCCTGACGCGTCCAACGCGGTGCAGGTGCAGCTCGTCTTCCTCGGCTACGCCGTCTCGTTCTTCTTCCGCCCCCTCGGCGGCATCATCTGCGGCCACCTCGGCGACCGCATAGGCCGCCAGCGGATGCTCGTCTTCGTCATCCTGCTGATCAGCGTCGCGACCGCGGCGATCGGGATGCTGCCCACGTACGCGAGTATCGGCATCGCGGCCCCCATCCTCCTCATCCTGCTCCGCGTGCTCCAGGGCTTCTCGGTCGGCGGCGAGGCGTCGGGTGCGATGAGCTTCCTCGCCGAGCACGCCCCTGAGGGCAAGCGCGGGCTCTACACCAGCTACGCCCAGATCGCCTCGTTCCTCTCCCTGCTCACCGGCACGCTGATCGCCGCCGGCATGACCAGCGGCCTCGGGGCGGACGCCATGGAGTCGTGGGGCTGGCGGATCCCGTTCCTGCTCGCCGTCCCGCTGGGTATCGCGGGCCTCTACATCCGCAAGCGCATCAGCGACACGCCGAACTTCAACCGGCTGAAGGAAGAGGGCGGCCTCTCGAAGAACCCGCTCAAGGAGGCGTTCACCTCCCGTGAGCACCGTCGCGCGATGCTGCTCGCCCTGTTCATCCCGCTGATGAACGGCTCCGGCTACTACGTGCTGTTCAGCTACATGCCCACGTTCATGAGCACCGAGCTGCACTTCAGCAAGGTGCAGGGGCTCCTCGTCACCTCGACCAGCCTGGTGGCCATCTCCCTCGCCATTCCGTTCATGGGCAAGCTGTCCGACCGCATCGGGCGGAAGAAGGTCCTGTCGGGCGCCGCGGTCGCCATGGCCATCCTGGGCATTCCCTGTTACCTGCTCATCGGAACCGGCAATGTGGCGCTCGCGATTCTCGGCGCGTGCGTCATGGCCGTCGTCTTCGCGGGTCACACCGGCGTCATCCACATCCTGCTCGTCGAACTCTTCCCGACCCGGGTCCGCTACTCCGCCTACGGCCTCGGCTACAACGTCTCCTCGGCGCTCTTCGGCGGCACCGCGCCGCTGCTGATGACCTATCTCATCGCCCAGACCGGAAACGTCAACATGCCCGCCTTCTACGCGGTCCTCACCGCCCTCGGCACGCTCATCGCCGTATCCCGGGTGTCCGACAGGGCACATCTGCCGCTGCGCGACGCATAG
- a CDS encoding Allophanate hydrolase subunit 2 — protein sequence MADTLTVHRAGLATVQDLGRFGHSRYGLPVNGALDQHSARVANVLAGNDEGAPLIEVTALDFSCTPSADVLIAVTGAPAEVTVGGVRRNQWEPVSVRAGETIAITGIRLGLRVYLAILGSVETPYLLGSCAPDTILGFAHSLRGDDELALRTPCPPIDHPVFRIPLFRLNVPVARFGDAWTIDVTDGPDLEEFGDTAERLFRSAFTVTPRSNHIGLRMSGDVPRRVASGELLSRGVPVGAVEVPAGDELLVLHRGRGVTAGYPVLAVVTATGLSALGQARPGQSVRFRRRTVADAVSAYRVQRQAIHALKARVRTAFDALRIPAPATP from the coding sequence ATGGCTGACACCCTGACCGTCCACCGGGCGGGTCTCGCCACCGTGCAGGACCTCGGCCGCTTCGGCCACTCCCGCTACGGACTGCCGGTCAACGGAGCACTCGACCAGCATTCCGCCCGCGTCGCCAATGTGCTGGCCGGGAACGACGAGGGAGCGCCGCTGATCGAGGTCACCGCACTGGACTTCAGCTGCACTCCCTCGGCCGATGTGCTCATCGCGGTGACCGGCGCGCCCGCCGAAGTGACCGTGGGCGGCGTCCGGCGGAACCAGTGGGAGCCCGTGTCGGTACGCGCCGGGGAGACCATCGCCATCACCGGCATACGGCTGGGCCTGCGGGTCTACCTGGCCATTCTCGGCTCGGTGGAGACCCCGTACCTGCTCGGCAGCTGCGCCCCCGACACGATCCTGGGCTTCGCACACTCCCTGCGTGGCGACGATGAGCTGGCCTTGCGCACACCCTGCCCGCCGATCGACCACCCGGTGTTCCGGATACCGCTGTTCCGGCTGAACGTGCCCGTGGCGCGCTTCGGCGACGCGTGGACGATCGATGTGACCGACGGGCCCGACCTCGAGGAGTTCGGCGACACCGCCGAGCGGCTGTTCCGGTCGGCGTTCACCGTGACCCCGCGCAGCAACCACATCGGGCTGCGCATGAGCGGCGACGTACCACGGCGGGTGGCGAGCGGCGAGCTGCTCTCCCGGGGAGTGCCCGTCGGCGCGGTCGAGGTGCCCGCCGGTGACGAACTGCTCGTCCTGCACCGCGGCCGCGGCGTCACCGCCGGTTACCCGGTGCTCGCCGTGGTGACGGCGACGGGTCTGTCCGCGCTCGGACAGGCCAGACCCGGCCAGTCCGTCCGGTTCCGGCGCCGCACGGTCGCCGACGCCGTGAGCGCCTACCGGGTCCAGCGACAGGCCATCCACGCGCTCAAGGCCCGCGTGCGCACGGCCTTCGACGCCCTGCGCATCCCCGCCCCCGCCACGCCGTAA
- a CDS encoding Allophanate hydrolase subunit 1: MGGDIVIADCGDSAVVVKATGDTARAWQTVHALADAFEAARPGGVYGIVPTYDSLLIEFDCFHTDHTTVRRALRYEADRLGEGTLLTTPSRRFVVPVVYGGEYGPDLPVVAEQLGLTEHEVVALHSAAPLTVRCLGAPAAAPMMDGPAFPKPVPRLASPRTSVVPGSIAVAGRQAVISPMPSPGGWPLLGRTPLRVLDLDAEPLAPYRPGDTFQFVPIGPEQWDEYAGTPLAAAHG, encoded by the coding sequence ATGGGCGGCGACATCGTGATCGCGGACTGCGGTGATTCGGCCGTTGTGGTCAAGGCGACGGGTGACACCGCCCGCGCCTGGCAGACCGTGCACGCCCTGGCCGACGCGTTCGAGGCGGCCCGGCCCGGCGGGGTGTACGGCATCGTGCCCACCTACGACTCGCTGCTGATCGAGTTCGACTGCTTCCACACCGATCACACGACGGTACGGCGTGCCCTGCGGTACGAGGCCGACCGACTCGGCGAAGGGACCCTCCTGACGACACCGTCCCGGCGCTTCGTGGTGCCGGTGGTGTACGGCGGTGAATACGGCCCCGATCTGCCCGTCGTCGCCGAGCAGTTGGGGCTGACCGAGCACGAGGTGGTGGCGTTGCACTCCGCCGCTCCGCTCACGGTCCGCTGCCTCGGAGCCCCGGCGGCGGCCCCGATGATGGACGGCCCTGCCTTCCCGAAGCCGGTCCCGAGGCTCGCCTCGCCACGGACGAGCGTCGTGCCCGGCTCGATCGCGGTGGCCGGACGGCAGGCCGTCATCTCACCCATGCCCTCACCCGGCGGCTGGCCGCTGCTGGGGCGTACGCCGCTGCGCGTCCTCGACCTCGACGCCGAGCCACTGGCCCCGTACCGGCCCGGCGACACATTCCAGTTCGTGCCGATCGGCCCCGAGCAGTGGGACGAGTACGCCGGCACCCCTCTGGCGGCTGCCCATGGCTGA
- a CDS encoding LamB/YcsF family protein — protein sequence MTYMVDLVADLGEGFGAYTMGDDEALLDVLTSANIACGFHAGDPRIMDATVRHCVRRGVAVGAHPSFPDLVGFGRRAMDLTPDEVRTDMLYQIGALRALATAHNTQVRHIAPHGRLGNLVATRPDYAQAVAEAVESLDRSLIVLAQDGALADAARARGLRVGIVGIADRAYRDDGTLVPRSEPGAVIHDPGEIAERTVRMVTEGVVRGVGGRDLPVECDTVLLHGDTPGAITLAHRIRRELLAAGVQITPLANVLDAKAANAEADGTRAANTTAGRSA from the coding sequence ATGACGTACATGGTCGATCTCGTTGCAGATCTGGGCGAGGGGTTCGGCGCCTACACCATGGGTGACGACGAAGCACTGCTGGACGTGCTGACATCGGCGAACATCGCGTGCGGATTCCACGCCGGAGACCCTCGGATCATGGACGCGACCGTCCGCCACTGTGTCCGGCGCGGCGTCGCCGTGGGCGCACACCCCAGCTTTCCCGATCTCGTCGGGTTCGGCCGCCGTGCGATGGACCTGACCCCGGACGAGGTCCGGACCGACATGCTGTACCAGATCGGCGCGCTGCGGGCGCTCGCCACCGCGCACAACACCCAGGTGCGCCATATCGCGCCGCACGGCCGCCTCGGCAACCTGGTGGCGACCCGGCCGGACTACGCGCAGGCGGTGGCCGAGGCCGTGGAGTCGCTCGACCGGTCGCTGATCGTCCTGGCCCAGGACGGCGCGCTCGCCGACGCCGCCCGCGCCCGTGGCCTGCGGGTCGGCATCGTCGGGATCGCCGACCGGGCCTACCGCGACGACGGCACACTGGTGCCCAGGAGCGAACCGGGTGCGGTGATCCACGACCCGGGGGAGATCGCCGAGCGGACCGTGCGGATGGTCACCGAAGGGGTGGTGCGCGGCGTCGGTGGCCGTGACCTCCCGGTCGAATGCGACACCGTGCTGCTGCACGGCGACACCCCTGGGGCGATCACACTCGCGCACCGGATACGCCGCGAACTCCTCGCCGCCGGCGTGCAGATCACACCGTTGGCAAACGTCCTGGACGCCAAGGCCGCCAACGCCGAGGCCGACGGCACCAGGGCCGCCAACACCACGGCCGGCAGGAGCGCCTGA
- a CDS encoding transcriptional regulator, LysR family protein: protein MDTRRLYSFVKIVDAGSITRAADILHIAQPALSQQLSMLEAQFKQQLLIRSKRGVAPTEAGRALYRHAQLILRQVDLAHAAVDVSGRAPAGSVSVGLAPYSMGAALALPLLRSVRERYPDILLHINENFGGVISEAIMTGRMDMAFIYGAGPLRGVQFEPLRTEDLFLIAAPGANTPGGDDEVSLKELADVGLLLPSRIHTIRQVVDAAFQQASLQPRVIGELESVLTLVSAVGADLGATVLPWSAARAILDVRNLEVRRIVDPAIQVKLSLCTSDHQPLSEPAHAVHDLFHELITDFG from the coding sequence ATGGACACCAGGCGTCTTTACTCATTCGTGAAGATCGTCGACGCCGGGAGCATCACGCGCGCTGCCGACATCCTGCACATCGCCCAGCCCGCGCTCAGCCAGCAACTCTCCATGCTGGAAGCCCAGTTCAAACAGCAACTGCTGATCCGCAGCAAGCGCGGAGTGGCGCCGACCGAGGCGGGCCGTGCGCTGTACCGGCACGCGCAGCTCATCCTGCGCCAGGTCGATCTCGCACACGCGGCGGTCGACGTGTCCGGCCGGGCCCCGGCCGGCAGCGTCTCGGTGGGCCTGGCCCCCTACAGCATGGGTGCGGCGCTTGCGCTGCCCCTGCTCAGGAGCGTGCGCGAGCGCTACCCCGACATCCTGCTGCATATCAACGAGAACTTCGGCGGGGTCATCAGCGAAGCGATCATGACCGGCCGGATGGACATGGCCTTCATCTACGGGGCCGGTCCGCTGCGAGGGGTGCAGTTCGAGCCGCTGCGCACCGAGGATCTCTTCCTGATCGCCGCGCCGGGCGCGAACACTCCGGGTGGCGACGATGAGGTGTCGCTGAAGGAGCTGGCCGACGTCGGCCTGCTCCTGCCCAGCCGTATCCACACCATCCGCCAGGTCGTGGATGCCGCGTTCCAGCAGGCGTCGCTGCAGCCCCGGGTGATCGGTGAGCTCGAATCGGTCCTGACCCTGGTCAGCGCCGTCGGCGCCGACCTCGGGGCGACGGTGCTGCCCTGGTCGGCGGCGCGCGCCATCCTCGATGTGCGGAACCTGGAGGTGCGGCGGATCGTCGATCCGGCCATCCAGGTCAAGCTGTCCCTCTGCACCTCCGACCATCAGCCGCTGTCGGAACCCGCCCACGCCGTGCACGACCTGTTTCACGAACTGATCACTGACTTCGGCTAG
- a CDS encoding LacI family transcription regulator — MDGSGKQRPTMTDVAERAGVSRALVSIVFRDQPGASPQTRERVLRVADEIGYRPDSAARLLARGRSRTLGVMFTVRQPFHADLVEGIYPEAERLGYDVLLSATAQGRGEAKAVEALLGHRCEAVILLGPDAQPTDIDALGHRTVTVSVGRRVPHARVDSVHTAEGKGVRQAMEHLVELGHRRIVHIDGGRGPGSAERRRAYRAAMRRHGLEPELRVIPGDHTEQSGIETGRLLLDERDHGRPLPTAVLAGNDRCAMGLLMTLTQAGVDVPRDLSVVGYDDSHLSHLMPIGLTTVRQDAVLMAEHAVRFAVERLEGTAPEPREAVLDPKLTVRGTSGPSPEGVGAGNR; from the coding sequence GTGGATGGATCGGGCAAGCAGCGGCCCACCATGACGGACGTCGCGGAGCGGGCGGGCGTGTCCCGGGCACTCGTCTCCATCGTCTTCCGCGATCAGCCGGGAGCGAGCCCGCAGACCCGCGAACGGGTGCTGCGCGTCGCCGACGAGATCGGCTACCGGCCCGACAGCGCGGCCCGCCTGCTGGCCCGCGGCCGCAGCCGCACGCTCGGCGTGATGTTCACCGTTCGCCAGCCCTTCCACGCCGACCTCGTCGAGGGCATCTACCCCGAGGCCGAGCGGCTCGGCTACGACGTCCTGCTCTCCGCGACCGCTCAGGGGCGCGGCGAGGCCAAGGCCGTCGAGGCGCTGCTCGGCCACCGCTGCGAGGCGGTGATCCTGCTCGGGCCCGACGCGCAGCCCACGGACATCGACGCCCTGGGACACCGCACGGTCACCGTCTCCGTCGGCCGCCGAGTCCCCCACGCCCGCGTCGACAGCGTGCACACGGCCGAGGGCAAGGGGGTGCGGCAGGCCATGGAGCACCTCGTCGAACTGGGCCACCGCCGGATCGTGCACATCGACGGCGGCCGCGGACCGGGCTCGGCCGAACGCCGCCGCGCGTACCGGGCGGCGATGCGCCGTCATGGCCTGGAGCCGGAACTACGGGTGATCCCCGGCGACCACACCGAGCAGTCCGGCATCGAGACGGGGCGACTGCTGCTTGACGAGCGCGACCACGGCCGGCCCCTGCCGACGGCGGTCCTCGCGGGCAACGACCGTTGTGCGATGGGGCTGTTGATGACCCTGACCCAGGCGGGCGTCGACGTCCCGCGCGATCTGTCCGTCGTGGGCTACGACGACAGTCACCTCTCCCATCTGATGCCGATCGGCCTGACCACGGTCCGCCAGGACGCGGTGCTCATGGCCGAGCACGCGGTGCGGTTCGCCGTGGAGCGGCTGGAGGGCACGGCGCCGGAGCCGCGGGAGGCGGTGCTGGACCCGAAGCTGACGGTACGGGGCACCAGCGGACCGTCCCCGGAGGGCGTCGGCGCGGGAAATCGGTAA
- a CDS encoding major facilitator transporter — MDVRDDATQAPTLATAITDPAPRAVSRRLRIITVVATFSGLLFGYDTGVINGALPYMTKDLGLTPVTEGMVTSSLLLGAALGAVTGGRLSDARGRRRTVLALAVLFFIGALGCALAPTTAIMVVARFVLGLAVGGASPR; from the coding sequence ATGGACGTCAGGGACGACGCGACACAGGCCCCCACACTAGCCACCGCCATCACGGACCCCGCTCCGCGAGCGGTCTCCCGGCGGCTGCGGATCATCACGGTCGTCGCCACCTTCAGCGGTCTCCTCTTCGGCTACGACACCGGCGTCATCAATGGCGCGCTGCCCTATATGACCAAGGACCTGGGCCTGACCCCGGTCACCGAGGGCATGGTCACCAGCTCGCTCCTCCTGGGGGCCGCACTCGGCGCGGTCACCGGCGGCCGGCTGTCGGACGCACGCGGACGCCGGCGCACCGTCCTCGCCCTGGCCGTGCTGTTCTTCATCGGCGCGCTCGGCTGCGCCCTCGCCCCGACCACCGCGATCATGGTCGTGGCACGGTTCGTCCTCGGCCTCGCGGTCGGCGGAGCATCTCCCCGGTGA